A single genomic interval of Nocardioides nitrophenolicus harbors:
- a CDS encoding APC family permease, translated as MTAERRDSLKADSITPWGIVFMVVATAAPLTAMATALPLVVGFGNGVAAPGTFLLVAVVLALFAVGYTSMSAHVVNAGAFYAYISAGLGRRIGMAAGLVAVVAYNVLTIYVVGLIGYFSQQTFEAQLGLDLPWWVFSALALAIAVVIGIRGVELNVRALGVILLVETGVLVLFDIVSIARHGLDVLPAQSFSPSEVMSGSPGLALLFAVTCFIGFEATAIFGEEARDPHRTVPKATYLAISVIGTLYVLTAWVLVGTNGGTDAGSVAAADPGVFTIDAMASVLGDGSTTVIDWLLLTSLLAVLMALHNMSSRYLMAFGREGVLPRYLAHTHPERQTPQAAGITQAALVAVVALVYVLAGADPYVDLGSQAAGIGSLSVIMLMALCSFSVPFYFRRRGAVRPWHHVIAPVAAGLALAYFSYVILDNYALVTGSDSDLVNAMPLLILATAVVGYVIGSRQRRAPLLDAVAQGDPAESATPTP; from the coding sequence ATGACGGCGGAACGGCGAGACTCCCTCAAGGCCGACAGCATCACCCCCTGGGGCATCGTGTTCATGGTCGTCGCGACCGCGGCGCCCCTGACCGCGATGGCCACCGCGCTGCCGCTCGTCGTGGGCTTCGGCAACGGCGTGGCCGCGCCCGGCACCTTCCTGCTCGTGGCGGTGGTGCTGGCGCTCTTCGCGGTCGGCTACACCTCGATGAGCGCCCACGTGGTCAACGCCGGTGCGTTCTACGCCTACATCAGCGCCGGCCTCGGCCGGCGCATCGGCATGGCCGCCGGGCTGGTCGCGGTGGTGGCCTACAACGTGCTCACGATCTACGTCGTGGGTCTGATCGGCTACTTCTCCCAGCAGACCTTCGAGGCGCAGCTCGGGCTGGACCTGCCGTGGTGGGTGTTCTCGGCGCTCGCCCTCGCCATCGCGGTGGTCATCGGCATCCGTGGCGTCGAGCTGAACGTCCGGGCCCTGGGCGTCATCCTGCTCGTCGAGACCGGGGTCCTGGTGCTCTTCGACATCGTGTCCATCGCCCGGCACGGACTCGACGTCCTGCCCGCGCAGTCGTTCTCGCCGAGCGAGGTCATGTCCGGCTCCCCCGGCCTGGCCCTGCTCTTCGCGGTGACCTGCTTCATCGGCTTCGAGGCGACCGCGATCTTCGGCGAGGAGGCGCGCGACCCGCACCGCACCGTGCCCAAGGCCACCTACCTGGCGATCAGCGTGATCGGCACGCTCTATGTACTGACGGCCTGGGTGCTCGTCGGCACCAACGGCGGCACGGACGCCGGCAGCGTGGCCGCGGCCGACCCGGGCGTGTTCACCATCGACGCGATGGCCTCGGTGCTCGGCGACGGCTCGACCACGGTGATCGACTGGCTGCTGCTCACCAGCCTGCTGGCCGTGCTGATGGCGCTGCACAACATGTCCTCGCGCTACCTGATGGCCTTCGGACGCGAGGGCGTGCTCCCGCGCTACCTGGCCCACACCCACCCCGAGCGGCAGACGCCGCAGGCCGCGGGGATCACCCAGGCCGCCCTCGTCGCGGTCGTCGCCCTGGTCTACGTCCTCGCCGGCGCCGACCCGTACGTCGACCTCGGCTCCCAGGCCGCCGGCATCGGCTCCCTGTCGGTCATCATGCTGATGGCGCTGTGCTCGTTCTCGGTGCCCTTCTACTTCCGCCGCCGTGGCGCCGTACGACCCTGGCACCACGTGATCGCCCCGGTCGCCGCCGGCCTGGCGCTCGCGTACTTCTCCTACGTCATCCTCGACAACTACGCCCTCGTGACCGGCAGCGACTCCGACCTCGTCAACGCCATGCCGCTGCTGATCCTGGCGACGGCGGTCGTCGGCTACGTGATCGGATCCCGGCAGCGGCGGGCCCCCCTTCTCGACGCCGTGGCGCAGGGCGACCCGGCGGAGTCAGCGACCCCGACACCCTAG
- a CDS encoding acyl-CoA synthetase, whose amino-acid sequence MALNIADLFEHAVDAVPDKPAVQVGDDVISFAELEAEANRLAHYLQAQGIGAGDHVGLYAKNSIEHVIALIGILKVRAVAINVNYRYVAGELEYLFDNADLVGLVHDRVYAPLVAEVAPKFPDLRTIIAVPNPLEPDDASDLSSFGGVTLAEALAGQSDARDFGERSPDDIHIIYTGGTTGFPKGVMWRHEDFWRVLGGGIDFMTSEPLEEYDQSKKALQDSLVTLPLSPLMHGGAQASLLMHLFAGQVTILEPKFDPVRTWELVDKHGVQMMFMTGDAMAVPLIDAYEAGGYDGQTLFAIASSAAIFSKSVKERWMKAFPNAVFTDSVGSSETGFQGTGLQDASALSTDGPVVSIPPTTVILGDDNRPLDPATDVGKIGRTARAGNVPVGYYKDPEKSAKTFIEIDGVRYSIPGDNARIEEGNRITLLGRGSNCINTGGEKVYPEEVEQAIKAHPGVYDVLVVGLPDDKYGQSVAAVVELRPGHELELEELRTFLRAHLSGYKLPRALTIVPEIPRNATGKAQYPRAKELALASRTQNEGANA is encoded by the coding sequence GTGGCCCTGAACATCGCCGATCTCTTCGAACACGCTGTCGACGCCGTTCCCGACAAGCCCGCCGTGCAGGTGGGTGACGACGTCATCTCCTTCGCCGAGCTGGAGGCCGAGGCCAACCGGCTGGCGCACTACCTGCAGGCGCAGGGCATCGGGGCGGGCGACCACGTCGGCCTCTACGCGAAGAACAGCATCGAGCACGTGATCGCCCTGATCGGCATCCTGAAGGTGCGCGCGGTCGCGATCAACGTCAACTACCGCTACGTCGCGGGCGAGTTGGAGTACCTCTTCGACAACGCCGACCTGGTCGGCCTGGTGCACGACCGGGTCTACGCGCCCCTCGTCGCCGAGGTGGCGCCGAAGTTCCCGGACCTGCGGACGATCATCGCCGTGCCCAACCCGCTGGAGCCCGACGACGCGAGCGACCTGTCGTCGTTCGGCGGGGTCACGCTGGCGGAGGCGCTGGCCGGGCAGTCCGACGCCCGCGACTTCGGCGAGCGCAGCCCCGACGACATCCACATCATCTACACCGGCGGCACCACCGGCTTCCCCAAGGGCGTGATGTGGCGCCACGAGGACTTCTGGCGGGTGCTCGGCGGCGGCATCGACTTCATGACCTCCGAGCCGCTCGAGGAGTACGACCAGTCCAAGAAGGCGCTCCAGGACAGCCTGGTCACCCTGCCGCTCAGCCCGCTCATGCACGGCGGCGCGCAGGCCTCGCTGCTCATGCACCTGTTCGCCGGCCAGGTCACCATCCTGGAGCCCAAGTTCGACCCGGTGCGCACCTGGGAGCTGGTCGACAAGCACGGCGTGCAGATGATGTTCATGACCGGCGACGCGATGGCGGTCCCGCTGATCGACGCCTACGAGGCCGGTGGCTACGACGGCCAGACCCTGTTCGCCATCGCCTCCAGCGCCGCGATCTTCTCCAAGTCCGTCAAGGAGCGCTGGATGAAGGCGTTCCCCAACGCGGTCTTCACCGACTCCGTCGGCTCCTCGGAGACCGGCTTCCAGGGCACCGGCCTGCAGGACGCGAGCGCGCTGTCGACCGACGGCCCGGTCGTCTCGATCCCGCCGACCACCGTGATCCTGGGCGACGACAACCGCCCCCTCGACCCGGCCACGGACGTCGGCAAGATCGGCCGCACCGCGCGCGCCGGCAACGTCCCGGTCGGCTACTACAAGGACCCCGAGAAGTCGGCGAAGACCTTCATCGAGATCGACGGCGTGCGCTACTCGATCCCCGGCGACAACGCCCGGATCGAGGAGGGCAACCGGATCACGCTGCTCGGCCGCGGCTCCAACTGCATCAACACCGGCGGCGAGAAGGTCTACCCGGAGGAGGTCGAGCAGGCGATCAAGGCCCACCCGGGCGTCTACGACGTGCTCGTGGTCGGCCTGCCCGACGACAAGTACGGCCAGAGCGTCGCCGCCGTCGTCGAGCTGCGTCCCGGTCACGAGCTCGAGCTGGAGGAGCTGCGCACCTTCCTGCGCGCCCACCTGTCCGGCTACAAGCTGCCCCGCGCGCTGACGATCGTCCCGGAGATCCCGCGCAACGCCACCGGGAAGGCGCAGTACCCCCGGGCCAAGGAGCTCGCCCTCGCCTCCCGCACCCAGAACGAAGGAGCGAACGCCTGA
- a CDS encoding gamma-glutamyl-gamma-aminobutyrate hydrolase family protein — MRGAGNRPVIGLTGRRMAARVIDVPAGFHDAPLDIYMSEYATAVLHAGGIPLHLPLDMSPEDVLDLVDGVVFVGGADVDPRRYGGVPHPRSGGLEPLRDQFELDLAARGLRAGVPMLGICRGAQLLNVALGGTLVADLPIGVGESHASYAYPRAHRSHAVSFTAGSALEAIYGPETVVNSFHHQAVDRPGRDVVVTGRADDGVVEAFEVADRPVVGVQWHPECFTADPIFNWLVDASVAHKLQESAA, encoded by the coding sequence GTGAGGGGCGCCGGGAACCGGCCGGTGATCGGGCTGACCGGCCGGCGGATGGCGGCGCGGGTGATCGACGTGCCGGCGGGCTTCCACGACGCGCCCCTCGACATCTACATGAGCGAGTACGCGACGGCGGTGCTCCACGCCGGGGGCATCCCCCTGCACCTGCCGCTGGACATGAGCCCGGAGGACGTCCTCGATCTCGTGGACGGCGTGGTCTTCGTCGGCGGCGCCGACGTGGACCCGCGCCGGTACGGCGGCGTGCCCCACCCGCGCTCGGGCGGGCTCGAGCCGCTGCGCGACCAGTTCGAGCTGGACCTCGCGGCGCGCGGGCTGCGGGCCGGCGTGCCGATGCTCGGCATCTGCCGCGGCGCCCAGCTGCTCAACGTGGCGCTCGGCGGCACCCTGGTCGCCGACCTGCCGATCGGCGTGGGCGAGTCGCACGCGTCCTACGCCTACCCGCGGGCGCACCGCTCGCACGCGGTGTCCTTCACCGCCGGCTCCGCGCTCGAGGCGATCTACGGGCCCGAGACGGTCGTCAACTCCTTCCACCACCAGGCCGTCGACCGCCCCGGTCGCGACGTCGTCGTCACCGGCCGGGCCGACGACGGTGTGGTGGAGGCCTTCGAGGTCGCCGACCGCCCGGTCGTCGGCGTCCAGTGGCACCCCGAGTGCTTCACAGCAGATCCGATCTTCAACTGGTTGGTCGACGCGAGTGTCGCCCACAAGCTTCAGGAGAGTGCAGCATGA
- a CDS encoding FadR/GntR family transcriptional regulator, giving the protein MADTPLARTPATLRPDHPLAGYADVVDLIRREISLGRLLPGDKLPAERKLAERLGVARETLRQAFRVLEGSGQIQILRGNAGGAIIQDNSVAPEVALHELRQRRTALLSLIEFRRELESVAARLCAARRTEEDLAEMRLAQETLRSVDNKDEFRRADTVFHLAVARAAGNPHLAAAIEDSRASMFQPVDLADFEVIKESSHAQHQFVLDLIAEGDGEAASAAMRRHIDSSRDEILRLIDE; this is encoded by the coding sequence ATGGCCGACACACCGCTGGCGCGCACTCCCGCGACCCTCCGACCCGACCACCCGCTGGCGGGCTATGCCGACGTCGTCGACCTGATCCGGCGCGAGATCTCGCTGGGCCGGCTGCTGCCGGGCGACAAGCTGCCGGCCGAGCGCAAGCTCGCCGAACGGCTCGGCGTGGCGCGCGAGACGCTGCGCCAGGCGTTCCGGGTCCTGGAGGGCAGCGGTCAGATCCAGATCCTGCGCGGCAACGCGGGCGGTGCGATCATCCAGGACAACAGCGTCGCCCCGGAAGTCGCGCTTCACGAGCTGCGGCAGCGGCGCACCGCCCTGCTGAGCCTCATCGAGTTCCGCCGAGAGCTCGAGTCGGTCGCCGCGCGGCTCTGCGCCGCGCGGCGTACCGAGGAGGACCTCGCGGAGATGAGGCTCGCGCAGGAGACGCTGCGCTCGGTCGACAACAAGGACGAGTTCCGGCGCGCCGACACCGTCTTCCACCTCGCCGTCGCGCGGGCCGCGGGCAACCCGCACCTCGCGGCCGCGATCGAGGACAGCCGCGCCAGCATGTTCCAGCCCGTCGACCTGGCCGACTTCGAGGTGATCAAGGAGTCCAGCCACGCCCAGCACCAGTTCGTGCTCGACCTGATCGCCGAGGGCGACGGCGAGGCCGCCTCGGCGGCGATGCGGCGCCACATCGACTCCTCGCGCGACGAGATCCTGCGCCTCATCGACGAGTGA
- a CDS encoding crotonase/enoyl-CoA hydratase family protein has product MTDCLVEQDGHKLVVTMNRPERRNALSSEMLRIMEAAWDRVNEDPEIRVCILTGAGGYFCAGMDLKAADDKPPSESFESGAYDPTTIKGLLKGFRLTKPLIAAVEGPAIAGGTEILQGTDIRVAGESAKFGVAEARWSLYPLGGSAVRLPRQIPYTVAAELLLTGRTLGAAEAKELGLIGHVVPDGEALAKAHEIADRIAANGPLAVQAILKTMRDSEGKHEEECWADDARIGAAVFSSEDAKEGPRAFLEKRAPEFRGR; this is encoded by the coding sequence ATGACTGATTGCCTCGTCGAGCAGGACGGCCACAAGCTGGTCGTCACGATGAACCGGCCGGAGCGCCGCAACGCGCTGTCGAGCGAGATGCTGCGGATCATGGAGGCCGCGTGGGACCGGGTCAACGAGGACCCCGAGATCCGGGTCTGCATCCTCACCGGCGCGGGCGGCTACTTCTGCGCCGGCATGGACCTCAAGGCCGCCGACGACAAGCCGCCGTCGGAGAGCTTCGAGTCCGGCGCCTACGACCCGACGACGATCAAGGGCCTGCTCAAGGGCTTCCGGCTCACCAAGCCGCTCATCGCCGCGGTCGAAGGGCCCGCCATCGCCGGTGGCACCGAGATCCTGCAGGGGACCGACATCCGCGTCGCCGGTGAGTCCGCCAAGTTCGGCGTCGCCGAGGCGCGCTGGTCGCTGTACCCGCTGGGCGGCTCCGCGGTGCGGCTGCCCCGCCAGATCCCCTACACCGTGGCGGCCGAGCTGCTGCTCACCGGCCGCACCCTCGGCGCGGCCGAGGCCAAGGAGTTGGGCCTGATCGGCCATGTCGTCCCCGACGGCGAGGCGCTCGCGAAGGCGCACGAGATCGCCGACCGGATCGCGGCCAACGGCCCGCTCGCGGTCCAGGCGATCCTGAAGACCATGCGCGACTCCGAGGGCAAGCACGAGGAGGAGTGCTGGGCCGACGACGCCAGGATCGGCGCGGCGGTGTTCTCCTCCGAGGACGCCAAGGAGGGCCCGCGGGCGTTCCTGGAGAAGCGGGCCCCGGAGTTCAGGGGGCGGTGA
- a CDS encoding aldehyde dehydrogenase family protein, with protein MTFTPPELRTWIDGTPEASDLELDDALHDPNTGTVLQGNRASSPAQVERALAGAWSAHSAGTWRDLGLAGRAALLHRFADLVDEQQTTIAELDSLNSGVTLRETTLFASSLAGTVRGAIALAERRGESAELAADQGPVRLRRVPWGPTALIAPWNAPAAVAVKKMAYALLAGAPVVLKPSPASPWSAQLLAAAAAEAGLPSGVFALVLGGGEVGQQICADPRVKAISMTGSTATGRLIAQASAPNLTRLRLELGSNNPAIVLADADLAATVEDLAAGMTKLNGQWCEAPRRVLADRAVYADLVAGLAERLRRTRVGSALDADTEVGPMAFRQRRDDLEAQRAHLVAAGASAAHRTDVPGGGWFLAPTVVSSSGPVDLPGEVFGPMIAVEPFTTVEDALVRSNAGPHGLAGYVFAGDVERAIAVGGHLEAGEVKVNGTSLLDMCADSAQSFFGDSGLGGHGDADVLEFYAGKQIVGVDLVDAPM; from the coding sequence GTGACCTTCACCCCACCCGAGCTCCGGACCTGGATCGACGGGACGCCGGAGGCCTCGGACCTCGAGCTCGACGACGCGCTGCACGACCCCAACACGGGCACGGTCCTGCAAGGCAACCGGGCCTCCTCGCCCGCCCAGGTCGAACGGGCCCTGGCCGGGGCCTGGTCCGCGCACAGCGCCGGCACCTGGCGCGACCTGGGCCTGGCCGGCCGGGCCGCGCTGCTGCACCGCTTCGCGGACCTCGTCGACGAGCAGCAGACGACGATCGCCGAGCTGGACTCCCTCAACAGTGGCGTCACGCTGCGGGAGACCACGCTGTTCGCGTCCAGCCTGGCCGGCACCGTCCGCGGTGCGATCGCGCTGGCCGAGCGGCGCGGCGAGTCGGCCGAGCTCGCGGCCGACCAGGGGCCGGTGCGGCTGCGCCGGGTGCCGTGGGGCCCGACCGCCCTGATCGCGCCGTGGAACGCCCCGGCCGCGGTGGCCGTCAAGAAGATGGCCTACGCGCTCCTCGCCGGTGCCCCGGTGGTGCTCAAGCCCTCGCCGGCGTCGCCGTGGAGCGCCCAGCTCCTCGCGGCCGCGGCGGCGGAGGCCGGGCTGCCGTCCGGCGTCTTCGCGCTGGTGCTCGGCGGGGGCGAGGTCGGTCAGCAGATCTGCGCCGACCCCCGGGTCAAGGCGATCTCGATGACCGGGTCGACGGCCACCGGCCGGCTGATCGCCCAGGCCAGTGCGCCGAACCTGACCCGGCTGCGCCTCGAGCTGGGCTCCAACAACCCGGCGATCGTGCTGGCCGACGCCGATCTCGCGGCCACGGTCGAGGACCTGGCCGCGGGCATGACCAAGCTCAACGGGCAGTGGTGCGAGGCGCCGCGCCGGGTGCTCGCGGACCGCGCGGTGTACGCCGACCTGGTCGCCGGCCTGGCCGAGCGGCTCCGGCGGACCCGGGTCGGCTCGGCCCTCGACGCCGACACCGAGGTGGGGCCGATGGCGTTCCGCCAGCGCCGCGACGACCTCGAGGCCCAGCGCGCACACCTGGTCGCGGCGGGCGCGAGCGCGGCGCACCGGACCGACGTGCCCGGTGGTGGCTGGTTCCTCGCTCCGACCGTCGTCTCCTCGTCCGGTCCGGTCGACCTGCCGGGCGAGGTGTTCGGCCCGATGATCGCGGTCGAGCCGTTCACGACGGTCGAGGACGCCCTCGTGCGGTCGAACGCCGGACCCCACGGCCTGGCCGGCTACGTCTTCGCCGGCGACGTCGAGCGGGCGATCGCGGTCGGTGGCCACCTCGAGGCGGGGGAGGTCAAGGTCAACGGCACCAGCCTGCTCGACATGTGCGCCGACTCGGCACAGAGCTTCTTCGGCGACAGCGGACTGGGCGGCCACGGCGACGCCGACGTCCTGGAGTTCTACGCGGGCAAGCAGATCGTGGGAGTGGACCTGGTGGACGCCCCGATGTAG
- a CDS encoding glutamine synthetase family protein, with protein sequence MSADWLLAPGDLVAEGIHTVVVASPDLQGRLVGRRIPVENFDRVVEDGVEVCTCVYAWDLTQDLGLVEADVFPLCGMHNGVPDVTFRPDLSTLRRAAWLDGIAICLADPWDAGKGEYLPLSPRVILRQQIERFGADGLRAQMGTELEFYLFRNEPRELRRSGFRDLEPTTIVPADFMIHEGNTYEPFFRKLRADLKASGIEMEAAQSEWGTGQWEMTFRYGDPLEMADRHALYKLAVRDSATAAGMSATFMAKPLNGGQPGSSCHVHFSIVDDEGRSVFWDDDAPHHLGERMHHAIGGILQEVPTFMAWYAPTVNSYRRANGADVAGWGRTWGLDNRTTSVRIVGNRPRDLRLEFRLPGADTNPYLTLAGLLASARHGMAKAVTPPPMTEGSGYASPIDAEIPLHLGEAAKAFAASSFARAEYGDDVVEHFRILLDHEWRSFLGTVNDWDLDRYFDRI encoded by the coding sequence ATGAGCGCGGACTGGCTGCTGGCCCCGGGCGACCTCGTCGCGGAGGGCATCCACACCGTCGTCGTCGCCTCGCCCGACCTCCAGGGCCGGCTGGTCGGCCGCCGGATCCCGGTCGAGAACTTCGACCGGGTCGTCGAGGACGGGGTCGAGGTCTGCACCTGCGTCTACGCCTGGGACCTGACCCAGGACCTCGGACTCGTGGAGGCCGACGTCTTCCCGCTGTGCGGCATGCACAACGGCGTCCCCGACGTCACCTTCCGGCCCGACCTGAGCACGCTGCGCCGCGCGGCCTGGCTCGACGGCATCGCCATCTGTCTCGCCGACCCGTGGGACGCGGGCAAGGGCGAGTACCTGCCGCTCTCGCCGCGGGTCATCCTGCGCCAGCAGATCGAGCGCTTCGGCGCCGACGGCCTGCGCGCCCAGATGGGCACGGAGCTGGAGTTCTACCTGTTCCGCAACGAGCCGCGTGAGCTGCGGCGCTCGGGCTTCCGCGACCTGGAGCCGACCACGATCGTGCCGGCCGACTTCATGATCCACGAGGGCAACACCTACGAGCCCTTCTTCCGCAAGCTCCGCGCCGACCTCAAGGCATCCGGCATCGAGATGGAGGCCGCGCAGTCGGAGTGGGGGACCGGCCAGTGGGAGATGACCTTCCGCTACGGCGACCCGCTCGAGATGGCCGACCGGCACGCGCTCTACAAGCTCGCCGTCCGCGACAGCGCCACGGCCGCCGGCATGAGCGCGACCTTCATGGCCAAGCCGCTGAACGGCGGACAGCCCGGGTCGTCGTGCCATGTGCACTTCTCGATCGTCGACGACGAGGGCCGCTCGGTCTTCTGGGACGACGACGCGCCGCACCACCTGGGGGAGCGGATGCACCACGCGATCGGCGGCATCCTGCAGGAGGTGCCGACGTTCATGGCGTGGTACGCCCCGACCGTCAACTCGTACCGTCGCGCGAACGGTGCCGACGTCGCCGGGTGGGGACGCACCTGGGGGCTCGACAACCGCACGACGTCGGTGCGCATCGTCGGCAACCGGCCCCGCGACCTGCGCTTGGAGTTCCGGCTCCCCGGTGCCGACACCAACCCCTATCTCACCCTCGCGGGCCTGCTCGCCTCGGCGCGCCACGGCATGGCCAAGGCCGTGACGCCACCGCCGATGACCGAGGGCAGCGGCTACGCGTCCCCGATCGACGCCGAGATCCCGCTGCACCTCGGCGAGGCCGCGAAGGCGTTCGCCGCCTCGTCGTTCGCGCGGGCGGAGTACGGCGACGACGTCGTCGAGCACTTCCGCATCCTCCTGGACCACGAGTGGCGCTCCTTCCTGGGCACCGTCAACGACTGGGACCTCGACCGCTACTTCGACAGGATCTGA
- a CDS encoding NAD(P)H-dependent flavin oxidoreductase gives MHTALCDAFGIEYPIFAFTPSEHVAAAVSRAGGLGVLGCVRFNDTDELDRVLTWMDENTDGKPYGVDVVMPMKIPTEGTSADLSTYIPEDHRKFVDETLLKLGVPPLPEGEGREGVLGWLHSVARSHVDVALQHRPVLIANALGSPPVDVIEQCHEAGLKVAALAGAPKHALSHVANGVDIIIAQGYEAGGHTGEIASMVLTPDIVDAVGPDVPVLGAGGIGSGRQIAASLALGAQGVWTGSIWLGTEEYRNLAGNKGWETAFLRATSSDTVRTRIYTGKPARLLKTKWTEAWSEEGAPAPLPMPLQNLLVADAHNRINASGDPDVISMPIGQIVGRMNEVRPVAEVVADLVAEFEATVKKLDGIAGI, from the coding sequence ATGCACACCGCCCTGTGCGATGCCTTCGGCATCGAGTACCCGATCTTCGCCTTCACCCCCTCCGAGCACGTCGCGGCCGCCGTGTCGCGCGCCGGCGGCCTCGGCGTCCTGGGCTGCGTGCGGTTCAACGACACCGACGAGCTCGACCGGGTGCTCACCTGGATGGACGAGAACACCGACGGCAAGCCGTACGGCGTCGACGTGGTCATGCCGATGAAGATCCCCACCGAGGGGACCTCGGCCGACCTGTCGACGTACATCCCGGAGGACCACCGGAAGTTCGTCGACGAGACCCTGCTCAAGCTCGGCGTGCCGCCGCTGCCCGAGGGCGAGGGCCGCGAGGGCGTCCTCGGCTGGCTCCACTCCGTCGCGCGCTCCCACGTCGACGTCGCCCTGCAGCACCGCCCGGTCCTGATCGCCAACGCGCTGGGCTCGCCGCCGGTCGACGTCATCGAGCAGTGCCACGAGGCCGGCCTCAAGGTCGCCGCGCTCGCCGGCGCGCCCAAGCACGCGCTGAGCCACGTCGCCAACGGCGTCGACATCATCATCGCCCAGGGCTACGAGGCCGGCGGCCACACCGGCGAGATCGCCAGCATGGTGCTCACCCCCGACATCGTGGACGCCGTGGGTCCCGACGTCCCGGTGCTCGGCGCCGGCGGCATCGGCTCCGGACGGCAGATCGCGGCCTCGCTCGCGCTCGGCGCGCAGGGCGTGTGGACCGGCTCGATCTGGCTCGGCACCGAGGAGTACCGCAACCTGGCCGGCAACAAGGGCTGGGAGACCGCCTTCCTGCGGGCCACCTCCTCCGACACCGTGCGCACCCGGATCTACACCGGCAAGCCGGCCCGCCTGCTCAAGACGAAGTGGACCGAGGCCTGGAGCGAGGAGGGTGCTCCCGCGCCGCTGCCCATGCCCCTGCAGAACCTGCTCGTCGCCGACGCCCACAACCGGATCAACGCCTCCGGCGACCCCGACGTCATCTCGATGCCGATCGGGCAGATCGTCGGGCGGATGAACGAGGTGCGCCCGGTCGCCGAGGTCGTGGCGGACCTGGTCGCCGAGTTCGAGGCGACGGTGAAGAAGCTGGACGGTATCGCCGGGATCTGA
- a CDS encoding SDR family NAD(P)-dependent oxidoreductase produces the protein MTAVHDGKYAYITGAGSGIGRETALRLAREGARVMVTDIDLALAEATAKAIVDAGGVALAAAVDVRDREAVAASVRTVEEAWGALHLLVNNAGLVTPHSFRDLTDDAWDLVLDVNLKGQFVVAQVVAPLIARSGGGAIVNLSTVEAIAVVTSGSTTQPHYNASKGGVPMLTKALAIELAPDSIRVNCVAPGPVATDFFDLEMVTSEAGLEFMKQRLLVPRVGQPEDIAAAVSFLLSDDASFIDGIQLPVDGGWLTR, from the coding sequence ATGACCGCAGTTCACGACGGCAAGTACGCCTACATCACCGGCGCCGGGTCGGGCATCGGCCGCGAGACCGCCCTCCGGCTGGCGCGCGAGGGCGCCCGGGTGATGGTGACCGACATCGACCTCGCGCTGGCCGAGGCCACCGCGAAGGCGATCGTGGACGCCGGTGGCGTCGCGCTCGCCGCGGCGGTCGACGTACGCGACCGCGAGGCGGTGGCCGCGTCGGTGCGCACGGTCGAGGAGGCCTGGGGCGCCCTCCACCTGCTGGTCAACAACGCCGGCCTGGTCACGCCCCACTCGTTCCGCGACCTGACCGACGACGCGTGGGACCTCGTCCTCGACGTCAACCTCAAGGGCCAGTTCGTGGTGGCCCAGGTGGTGGCCCCGCTCATCGCCCGCTCGGGCGGGGGCGCGATCGTCAACCTGTCCACGGTCGAGGCGATCGCGGTCGTCACGTCCGGCAGCACGACCCAGCCCCACTACAACGCGAGCAAGGGCGGGGTGCCGATGCTGACCAAGGCGCTGGCGATCGAGCTGGCGCCTGACAGCATCCGGGTCAACTGCGTGGCGCCCGGTCCGGTCGCCACCGACTTCTTCGACCTGGAGATGGTCACCTCGGAGGCCGGCCTGGAGTTCATGAAGCAGCGGCTCCTGGTGCCCCGGGTCGGGCAGCCCGAGGACATCGCCGCCGCGGTCTCCTTCCTGCTCTCGGACGACGCGTCGTTCATCGACGGCATCCAGCTGCCGGTCGACGGCGGGTGGCTGACCCGATGA
- a CDS encoding HAD family hydrolase — MPDLVIGFDLDLTLIDTAPGFRDVLVALGTELGVEFPVDELVTRLGPPLDLLLAPYLPAEAIPAAGDRFRALYPEHAIASVPVLPGAHDAIAAVRRHGGRVVVVTGKYAPNAQLHLDHTGLDVDVLEGWVWGVGKAEVLRREGASVYVGDHVHDVEGARAAGVTSVSVLTGGSTADELRAAGTDVVLAGLEEFPAWLDAHLAARGGGVTAP, encoded by the coding sequence ATGCCGGATCTCGTCATCGGGTTCGACCTCGACCTGACCCTCATCGACACCGCGCCCGGGTTCCGCGACGTGCTCGTCGCGCTGGGCACCGAGCTCGGCGTGGAGTTCCCGGTCGACGAGCTGGTGACCCGGCTCGGGCCGCCCCTCGACCTCCTGCTGGCCCCGTACCTGCCCGCCGAGGCGATCCCGGCGGCCGGTGACCGATTCCGGGCGCTCTACCCGGAGCACGCGATCGCGAGCGTGCCGGTGCTGCCGGGTGCGCACGACGCCATCGCCGCCGTACGACGCCACGGCGGCCGGGTCGTCGTGGTCACGGGCAAGTACGCCCCGAACGCCCAGCTCCACCTCGACCACACCGGCCTCGACGTCGACGTGCTCGAGGGCTGGGTCTGGGGCGTCGGCAAGGCCGAAGTGCTGCGCCGCGAGGGCGCGTCGGTCTACGTCGGCGACCACGTCCACGACGTGGAGGGCGCCCGGGCCGCCGGCGTCACGAGCGTCTCGGTGCTCACCGGCGGCAGCACCGCCGACGAGCTGCGCGCCGCCGGCACCGACGTCGTGCTGGCGGGGCTCGAGGAGTTCCCGGCCTGGCTCGACGCCCACCTGGCGGCGCGCGGCGGAGGGGTCACCGCCCCCTGA